The following DNA comes from Amycolatopsis albispora.
CTTTCCGCCGGGCAGGCGCAGTTGCTCGGGCTGGCCAGGGTCTACGCCAGCCGGGCCGAGGTGATCATCCTGGACGAGGCCACCGCCCACCTCGATCCCGCCGCCGAAGCCCACGCCGAACGGGCCTTCGCGGCCCGGGGCGGTATTCTGGTCGTCATCGCGCACCGGCTCAGCTCGGCGCTACGCGCGAACCGCCTCCTGGTGATGGACGGCGACCACACCCTGCTCGGCACCCACGAGGGTTTGATCGCCAGCTCAGCCCGCTACGCGGCGATGATGGCCGCGTGGAAACCCGCCCGAGTGCAGGCTTCCTAATCCTTTCGTAGACCGTTGTGTTGAATCTCGCGGCCGTTGTGTTGAATCTCACGCCACCTCCCCGGCGGTCGGGTAAATTGCAGAAGGCAAGTGACGCATAGCAATATGTTGATCACCGATGGTCACGGGGGAGGCGACCATCTTGACTGCTCCCGACCGCCCGCCGCCCTACACGCCGGCCACGAGCAGCGGTTTCCTGGACCCCCTCGCCGAAGCTGCGGCAAACCTGGGTAAAGTGGCATATGCCACTGGCGAGGCAGTGCACGCACCGCCCGGTGGCTACTCGTTCAGCCCGGACCTCCTGGTCTCCATCTCGAAGAAATGGCAGGACTTGGCCAAGCTGTTCGACGATTCCCTGGAGTTGGCCGAGCAGATCGAGACGACTCAAGGGCCGGGAGCCGACTACGCCAGTGCGGGTCATGCGGAGAAGGTGCGCGGCACCGGCGGGGCCCTCTGGCACATGCTGATCGTTCGACGTGACTACTGCCAAGTGCAAGCCGAGAAGTTCTTGGCGGCCGCGGGCCAATACGGCGAGGCCGAAACGCGAGCCCGTGAAGAGCTCGAAAACCAGGAAGGCGGGACGCTTTGATGCGCCGCGGCATCGCGCTGGCCGCGCTGCTTGTGGTCATCGCCGGGTGCGGCATGGAACCAGGCAAGCCGATCCTGGCGCCCGGTTCGATGACGCCGACATCTTCGGCGGCTGAGCCCCAGTTGCCCACCGCTGGTGCGCCCAAGGTGGAGAGCCCGCTGGACACCGGCCGGTTCGAGCTGGCCCCGTGCGACAGCCTCACCGAGGAGCAGTTGGCCGGACTGTTCGGGGCTACACCGACTGGTGAGGTCAAGAATGCCGCCGGTCCCACGTGCACTTGGCGCCGTGATGGGGTCAACCCGCACGTCACGGTTACCTTCCTCAAAACGACCGAGTTGGGGATCAGCAACTTCTACCTTGGCAAGGACAAGGGTGGGCTGTTCCGGGTGCTGTCTCCGGCCGGTGGTTATCCCGCGGTGGCCTGGGGTGTGACGGCCGCGGGGGTGGATGGCGACTGGGAGCACGGCCGCTGCCATGTGGCGGTGGGGGTTACCGATCGTCAGGTGGTGGACATCGTGGTTGGTCAGTCCGACGACAAGATCGGGAAGAAGGATCCGTGCGAGGACGCGCACGGGATCGCCGAGATGGTCATCGGCAACATCAAGGGAGCCCAGTGATGGTGGAGGAAGGGTCGCTCACCGCGTCGCAGATCTACGAGCAGATCAACGGAGGTCTCGGCACCGGTTACCTCGAGGCAGCCCAGAACGCGGTCAACGTGCTGCGCACGAATCTGATGCTGAGCGCGCAGATGGTCGGCGAGCTGGCCGCCCAGATCCAGGATGGCTGGACCGGCGAAGCGGGCAACACCGCCGCGAACGCCGCCGCGCCGCTGGCGAAGGCGTCGATCCAGGACGCGGATCTGTTGTCCGACGCAGACCAGGCCGTGGCCAATCAGGGGTCCGCCTTCGGCACGGTGAAGAACAGCGTGGTGCCCGTGCCGCCGAACAAGCCCGAGCTGACTTCGGCCGACGTCGTCGAGGCCATCACCACCGGCAACTGGAACACCTACAACCACAAGCTCGGCGAGTGGCAGGCGAAAACCCAGCAGAACATCGACGCCTTCGCCGGTTACCACGCGACGAGCATGGACAACGGCGACACCATGCCGAATTCGTTCACCCCATTGGTTGACCCCGGCGCGCCCATCTCACTCGCCGAAGCCGGAGGTGCCAAGGGCGCGCCTCCCGCCGGTAGCCAGCCCGGCGGCCCGACCGGTGGAGTTGGCGGCGGTCTGCCCAACTCGAGCCAACCCGACAACGGGCAACCCGACGCCAGCCACTCCAGCACGAATCAACCGGGCACAAATCACCCCGGCACGAATCACCCCAGACCCGGGAAACCCGGCACCAATCAACCCGTGACCCACCCCATCGGCAACCACCCCAGTCCCGAGCCACCGCCA
Coding sequences within:
- a CDS encoding DUF3558 domain-containing protein — protein: MRRGIALAALLVVIAGCGMEPGKPILAPGSMTPTSSAAEPQLPTAGAPKVESPLDTGRFELAPCDSLTEEQLAGLFGATPTGEVKNAAGPTCTWRRDGVNPHVTVTFLKTTELGISNFYLGKDKGGLFRVLSPAGGYPAVAWGVTAAGVDGDWEHGRCHVAVGVTDRQVVDIVVGQSDDKIGKKDPCEDAHGIAEMVIGNIKGAQ